CATTCTATGAAATAGCATTTTAACATGCTTCAATCAAATCATGTCCTACCTTCtccaaaataagaaataaactatgattttatttgattagattttggaattaaatatttgaaaatgggtCTTTCATTAGTTGATTCAAAGTCATGTTTGCTTGCAGTTATTTTCATGTATTTATGCTACATACAAACAATACAACTGGAAAAACATTCCCTTAATTGATCTTTATACAAGGGCAGGGGAATGGGTATAGAGTAAAGCATCTGTTTAAATTAACtgttttcttctctcttatatCTATACAACATTTTATAAGCCTACTAGGCCTTCTGCCTATAAATGcttcaaaccatttgtagcttTGTATTAGTTTTCATGATGCCAAAGCTGTCCAGTAATCTGCAATGCATAAGCTCGTTGGAGTGACGATAATCCGAGACCAAATCCAGTTCGATTCCTCCGTTTGTCGTATTTCTGCCAACTATCAAGGTAAAAAGAAAACATCAACTTCATACATTTTCTGTTTTCTTCTTCTAGGTATGCTTGCACGACTAAAGGAAACTCATAGTTTTCAAGATTTGATAGTGCCTTATGCTTGCTTAAATAACTATATCAATTTGCATACCAAATGTTAGCATAAAATGGGAGAAATCCGTTAGGGGACGTAAGGGGCAAGGAGTGAAGTTGTGAAGTCTATAGAGTTATTAATTCCTCGATCTCACTGTGTAAGGAGTTAGTCGTGAGGCCCACGAACTCCTTAAGCCAAATAACTCCTACTCCTTCGACTCTTTGGCCAAACATCNNNNNNNNNNNNNNNNNNNNNNNNNNNNNNNNNNNNNNNNNNNNNNNNNNNNNNNNNNNNNNNNNNNNNNNNNNNNNNNNNNNNNNNNNNNNNNNNNNNNNNNNNNNNNNNNNNNNNNNNNNNNNNNNNNNNNNNNNNNNNNNNNNNNNNNNNNNNNNNNNNNNNNNNNNNNNNNNNNNNNNNNNNNNNNNNNNNNNNNNNNNNNNNNNNNNNNNNNNNNNNNNNNNNNNNNNNNNNNNNNNNNNNNNNNNNNNNNNNNNNNNNNNNNNNNNNNNNNNNNNNNNNNNNNNNNNNNNNNNNNNNNNNNNNNNNNNNNNNNNNNNNNNNNNNNNNNNNNNNNNNNNNNNNNNNNNNNNNNNNNNNNNNNNNNNNNNNNNNNNNNNNNNNNNNNNNNNNNNNNNNNNNNNNNNNNNNNNNNNNNNNNNNNNNNNNNNNNNNNNNNNNNNNNNNNNNNNNNNNNNNNNNNNNNNNNNNNNNNNNNNNNNNNNNNNNNNNNNNNNNNNNNNNNNNNNNNNNNNNNNNNNNNNNNNNNNNNNNNNNNNNNNNNNNNNNNNNNNNNNNNNNNNNNNNNNNNNNNNNNNNNNNNNNNNNNNNNNNNNNNNNNNNNNNNNNNNNNNNNNNNNNNNNNNNNNNNNNNNNNNNNNNNNNNNNNNNNNNNNNNNNNNNNNNNNNNNNNNNNNNNNNNNNNNNNNNNNNNNNNNNNNNNNNNNNNNNNNNNNNNNNNNNNNNNNNNNNNNNNNNNNNNNNNNNNNNNNNNNNNNNNNNNNNNNNNNNNNNNNATCCCCTTATTTTTGGGATTGGAGTTGCAAAATCACTTGAAGAATTTGAAACGACTTGATCAAATGAATGGGAGTAAAAGGAGTAAGAAATGTTGAAAATATGTAAAACGCAATAAGTTTACCACAAACCTATTCACTTCAGCTTTTAATTTATTagtggtttaatattgtatcaaattgGAGGTATTGAATTTAAATCCAGTTTTAAGCCTTTTCGATATGGTGTTTAATATGTTATTAGAGTAacatattgaattaaaatttctaTGATGTCATTTCTTCCATCTTTCATATTGTAGATCTACTTGTTTCTGTAGTGCTAGACATTTAATGTTGTTTAAGTTGTATGCATATGTGAATAAATCTTACAAGAGTGTTTGTTCATCAAAGTTGGTCACTGCAaaggtggttgttgaagttATTCATACAAGatgatttttgttggatttgTAGTCGGATGTTGTGGGATTCGAAGTTTGCGCGTGAAAGGTGGTACTGGAGTTGGCGCTTTGTAGTCTCTCCAGAAGGTGATCATCAAAGTTGATTATTGAAGTATGATTCTCATCGGAGATGGTTGTCAAACCTacatctctctcttttttttttttttctatgccTGGTAGTATAGTATGATTGAAGTAAATGTCACTTACCCTACCATCCTTTAGCTCAAAAATGACTGCATCCTCAGAAAATTGAATTGGTCTAGTAGAAGAAACCTGCAAAGCATTTGGAAGCTAAGAAAAGTCTCATCTCATAATGCGATAATGGCATTAAAATGTCAGAATCTAACCTTTGGATCACAGTTTTTGTCAATATCCTTTACATCTTCAAGATCTTTCTCCAATGTAAGCTCTTCATCAACACAAATTAGTCCTTTTCCAACTCTTGAATCCACCTTCCCATCTCTATCAAACTGATGTGGGAAACCACAGTTTCTCCATTTCCATGTGTCTTGTTCAATATATCTTAGGTATACTCTTCCATCTGAACCAATGAGAAACAGTTGATTACCTTCAAAGCATGGCCCAGGCGCGCTCACAAACGTCACGCCTCTATATGGTCTTCCATGCTCCACCCAGTTCCAACCATCCCATGGATTCCAATGATATTCAATGAGGCCACCATCTTCAGAGATCATAAATAGTGAGCCTATAAGAGAATATGGTGATGGTCTTGTTGCTGTTCCAGGCAATCTTGAAAGAAGTAGATGCTGAGACTGATGATGTTCATGCCATAACTCGGTCACTTTATTGTACTGATATAATCGACCATTTGTTCCGATCACGAACACTATGTTTTCCCTCAATGTTTCCTGATCTACAATGCTTGCAACTTTGGCGTCTGGAGGATTTTGGCAGTTTTTCCACTTGAATTTTCTTAGTGCAACCTGTGAAAATTTTCTAACGGTCAAGGACTTCatgtaaaattttatataatcgacaattaaagaaagcaagaaaacgtaaacaataaactatgtTCATGAATAGAGGGAGGGATCGgtttattattagagagaaataACAGATAATAAGATTGCAGAGGCATCGGTAGAGTCATTGATAGAGTCAGAGAGTTTATATAGAGCACATTCCACTAAACGCTAAggtcaaaatcgtaaataatataaatatgaatacAATATAGGTTTCAGGAGCAACGTAACTAAGCCCTCacaaggctgtctcttatacacatctagatgtgtataagagacagcctccaATGACTTGTTTCCCTCTTCTAAGAGCAGTGCAGTTTGTCCATGCCAGTTCTTGGCTGCTTCTTTCTCTAATCAGCAAACTACCATAACTATCAACTAAGTACAAACTTCCATTGTAATTACCAACTGCACCTTTCATATTAGTTGAACTTTCATGCCTCAGCCATAACCATACATCTCCAGTGTAAAGATACTCAAAAGTCAATCCATCAACTGTTATGAGAAAAAACGATCTTCCTCCGTGCATTACACGAAGACGGAAGCTGTTCTTCGTCCAATTTTCAGCAAGAAGATCAAAACTATCAGATGATTTTTCAGATATACTCTCTGATGTTCTTGGTATTAAGTAGTTTTGCTGTGGTTGGCTTCCCTTTGGTCTTCTTGTTGCTGATCTTCTTGTCCCTTGATCACTTATATCATCTTTAGTTCCTGCAACGCAGTTTGTCGGTCCACGGTTTTCGGTACAATACTCTGCATTCCACCCCTCAGATTCTGGTGCATCCAGTATTGACCATGTATATTTAGCTGTTGGTTTTCTTCTTGAAGTAATGTGATAAGTTGGCCCTGAATTTTCACCACCTAATCCTGCAAGATGAAGTTCTCCGATCCTACCGTCGTCCAATGCGAACAATATCCGTCCAACTTGCAACTGTAAACCACCAATACCTCTTGCAGCTTTTGCATTCAAGGGATGCTTGTGGTTTATCCAAGCATCTTGTATTTCTTCCTCCTGACCATGACCTGCTTTTATGTGTCCAAAAAAAGTTCAATATGAAAGACAAACTAAATCTTCTAAACTCAATTAATCTGGTATTTTTAGTTGTATTGAATTAGTCAAGGTCCTGTTACTGGCAGGTTTTGTGGAATTAGATTAGTGGAGTTTGTTGCTGATTTTATGTTGCCAAATAAGCTATTTTTAGCATATAGAACTGGTATTTATAGTGAGAAGtgatttaatgaaaatataCAC
The window above is part of the Benincasa hispida cultivar B227 unplaced genomic scaffold, ASM972705v1 Contig679, whole genome shotgun sequence genome. Proteins encoded here:
- the LOC120069919 gene encoding uncharacterized protein LOC120069919 — encoded protein: MKSLTVRKFSQVALRKFKWKNCQNPPDAKVASIVDQETLRENIVFVIGTNGRLYQYNKVTELWHEHHQSQHLLLSRLPGTATRPSPYSLIGSLFMISEDGGLIEYHWNPWDGWNWVEHGRPYRGVTFVSAPGPCFEGNQLFLIGSDGRVYLRYIEQDTWKWRNCGFPHQFDRDGKVDSRVGKGLICVDEELTLEKDLEDVKDIDKNCDPKVSSTRPIQFSEDAVIFELKDGRLAEIRQTEESNWIWSRIIVTPTSLCIADYWTALAS